In Primulina huaijiensis isolate GDHJ02 chromosome 4, ASM1229523v2, whole genome shotgun sequence, a genomic segment contains:
- the LOC140974938 gene encoding uncharacterized protein, producing MKILKANTAVAIIDGAPHRIEKPRKEWTTEDKRKANLDNVAKDILYKTLDKVTFRKIKMCQTAKEIWEKLIQLCEGNERTKENKLSVVVQKFDNIKMKAGESMHEYDERVSCIINELNALLKVYSNKEVALKVVRGLPKAYEFELQTREVEPSTSAATTALTVVRLEPTGSVEKSADQLSNDAMSLFAKKFGRFMRKNQRNFQRQYQRNQPIEESYACYNCGKSGHFIADCPKPKKDSR from the exons atgaagatattgaaagccaatacagctgTTGCCATAATTGATGGGGcacctcatcgaatagaaaagcccagaaaGGAATGGACAAcggaagataaaagaaaagccaactTGGACAATGTGGCAAAAGATATCCTATATAAgacgctggataaagtcactttcagaAAGATCAAAATGTGCCAAACAGCTAAAGAAATATGGGAAAAACTGATACAGCTATGCGAAGGAAATGAGAGGACTAAAGAGAATAAGTTATCAGTTgttgttcaaaaatttgataacatcaagatgaaagcTGGAGAGTCAATGCATGAATACGACGAAAGAGTAagctgcatcatcaatgaaTTAAATGCACTTCTAAAGGTGTACtccaacaaagaagttgcactGAAGGttgtcagaggtcttcccaag GCTTATGAGTTCGAGCTACAGACTAGAGAAGTAGAACCTTCAACATCAGCAGCTACAACTGCCTTAACTGTTGTAcgactggaaccaactggttcagttgaaaaATCTGCCGATCAGCTgagcaatgatgcaatgtcattgtttgccaagaaatttggaaggtttatgAGGAAAAATCAAAGAAACTTCCAGAGGCAATACCAGAGAAATCAGCCCATAGAAGAATcctatgcttgctacaactgtggcaaatctgGTCATTTCATAGCAGACTGCCCTAAGCCAAAGAAAGACAGTCGATga